One Paludisphaera rhizosphaerae genomic window carries:
- a CDS encoding DUF5060 domain-containing protein, whose product MDLRRLSPARTALRLILTACLAAFMAPSRGSSAVEQWGVAEIILQGPSEGNPFTDVELSAVFLKEGRTFKASGFYDGAGVYRIRFMPDRPGVWEYTTHSNRRELDGKTGRIEVMPPSPGNHGPVRVRNEFHFAYEDGTRYVPIGTTCYAWTHQMESLEAQTLETLAHSPFNKIRMCVFPKSYTYNRAEPPRYPFEGTPPKTWDFSRFNPDFFRHLEDRIERLRDLGIEADVILLHPYDEGRWGFDRMPAEADDRYLRYVVARLSAYRNVWWSLANEWDFMKEKRESDWDRMLMVVRDADPYNHLRSIHNGTLIYNHSQPWITHASIQNGSATKDYGRAVLYRDVYRKPIVFDEVCYEGNLPDRWGHLSAQEMVDAFWQGTIAGTYVGHGETYLSPDEVIWWSKGGVLHGQSPPRIAFLRKIIEEGPSHGLEPIDKWQGSPSVGKRGEYYLFYFGREAPKVWPFKIPRTRMNEPMTFQVDVIDAWDMTVTPVEGTFTVTPSDRYTFACPERPSIPLPGKPYTAVRLRRVSDAKTP is encoded by the coding sequence ATGGATTTAAGACGCCTCTCCCCAGCGCGTACAGCCTTGCGGCTCATCCTCACGGCCTGCCTCGCCGCCTTCATGGCGCCTTCGAGGGGGTCGTCCGCCGTGGAGCAGTGGGGGGTCGCCGAGATCATCCTGCAGGGGCCGTCGGAGGGGAATCCCTTCACGGACGTTGAGCTATCCGCCGTCTTCTTGAAGGAGGGGCGGACCTTCAAGGCGTCGGGCTTCTACGACGGCGCGGGCGTTTATCGGATTCGCTTCATGCCCGATCGTCCAGGAGTCTGGGAGTACACAACTCACAGCAACCGCCGCGAACTCGACGGCAAGACGGGTCGTATCGAGGTCATGCCTCCCTCGCCGGGGAACCACGGCCCAGTCCGGGTGCGGAACGAATTCCACTTCGCGTATGAAGACGGGACTCGATACGTCCCGATCGGCACGACCTGCTACGCGTGGACCCATCAGATGGAGTCGCTGGAGGCGCAGACGCTGGAGACGCTGGCGCACTCGCCCTTCAACAAGATCCGGATGTGCGTCTTCCCCAAGTCATACACCTACAACCGGGCCGAACCTCCGCGCTACCCTTTCGAGGGGACCCCGCCGAAGACCTGGGACTTTTCTCGGTTCAATCCCGACTTCTTCCGCCACCTGGAAGACCGCATCGAACGGCTCCGCGACCTCGGCATCGAGGCCGACGTGATCCTGCTGCATCCCTACGACGAAGGCCGTTGGGGCTTCGACCGCATGCCGGCGGAGGCGGACGATCGCTATCTCCGCTACGTCGTCGCGAGGCTGTCCGCGTACCGCAACGTCTGGTGGTCCCTGGCCAACGAGTGGGACTTCATGAAGGAGAAGCGTGAGTCGGACTGGGACCGGATGCTCATGGTCGTCCGAGACGCCGACCCGTACAACCACCTGCGGTCGATCCATAACGGGACATTGATCTACAACCATTCGCAGCCCTGGATCACCCACGCGAGCATCCAGAACGGATCGGCCACGAAGGACTACGGCCGGGCCGTCCTCTACCGCGACGTCTACCGCAAGCCCATCGTCTTCGACGAGGTTTGCTACGAGGGGAACCTCCCCGATCGCTGGGGACATCTCTCGGCGCAGGAGATGGTCGACGCCTTCTGGCAGGGGACGATCGCCGGGACTTACGTCGGCCACGGCGAGACCTACCTCAGTCCCGACGAGGTCATCTGGTGGTCCAAGGGGGGCGTCCTCCATGGCCAGAGCCCGCCTCGGATCGCCTTCCTCCGCAAGATCATCGAGGAAGGCCCGAGTCACGGCCTGGAGCCGATCGACAAGTGGCAGGGATCGCCGTCCGTCGGCAAGCGAGGAGAATACTACCTCTTCTATTTCGGCCGCGAAGCTCCCAAGGTATGGCCCTTCAAGATCCCTCGCACGCGGATGAACGAACCGATGACGTTCCAGGTCGACGTGATCGACGCCTGGGACATGACGGTCACGCCCGTCGAGGGGACCTTCACCGTCACGCCCTCGGATCGATATACGTTCGCCTGTCCCGAACGCCCGAGCATTCCTCTGCCCGGCAAGCCGTACACGGCGGTCCGCCTCCGACGCGTCTCGGATGCGAAGACTCCCTAA
- a CDS encoding DUF6807 family protein, which translates to MNRPVSGLVFVLGLTAAACAAEPNVEFHQEPGRIRITADGSPVATYVYQDSTIPRPHFSHLFGPGGVQLSRNHPPIAGKDPVDHADLHPGLWMAFGDLSGSDSWRNKAPIEHEAFVEPPTGGEGRGSFVVRNVYRRTSGGAIYAREVGRVTVVARSSGYLLALQSEFTAVDGDLVFGDQEEMGLGFRVATPLSVKGGGRIMDTEGDRDEKGVRGKATAWCDYSGVVDGHWAGASLIPDPANFRVSWFHVRDYGLAVANPFGRKALTKGPESRVVVKPGETFKLGFGVFLHASPTADPIDPSGFHRAYLEELSRRPAPARP; encoded by the coding sequence ATGAATCGACCTGTCAGCGGCCTCGTCTTCGTCCTTGGCCTTACGGCCGCAGCCTGCGCGGCGGAGCCGAACGTCGAGTTCCACCAGGAGCCCGGCCGAATTCGGATCACGGCCGACGGCTCCCCCGTGGCGACCTACGTCTACCAGGACTCCACGATCCCTCGGCCGCATTTCAGCCACCTGTTCGGCCCGGGCGGCGTTCAGCTCTCGCGCAACCATCCGCCGATCGCGGGCAAGGATCCCGTCGACCACGCCGACCTCCACCCCGGCCTCTGGATGGCGTTCGGCGACCTCTCGGGGTCCGACTCCTGGCGGAACAAGGCGCCCATCGAGCACGAGGCTTTCGTCGAACCACCGACCGGCGGCGAGGGCCGGGGCTCCTTCGTCGTCCGCAACGTTTATCGGCGTACTTCAGGCGGGGCGATCTATGCTCGCGAGGTCGGCCGCGTCACGGTCGTCGCTCGGTCGTCCGGCTACCTCCTCGCGCTCCAGTCCGAGTTCACGGCGGTCGACGGCGATCTCGTCTTCGGAGACCAGGAGGAGATGGGCCTGGGCTTCCGCGTCGCCACACCGCTCTCGGTGAAAGGGGGCGGGCGGATCATGGACACCGAGGGAGACCGCGACGAGAAGGGCGTCCGCGGCAAGGCCACCGCCTGGTGCGACTACAGCGGGGTCGTCGACGGCCACTGGGCGGGCGCGAGCCTGATCCCCGACCCGGCCAATTTTCGCGTGAGCTGGTTCCACGTTCGCGACTACGGGCTGGCCGTCGCCAACCCATTCGGTCGCAAGGCGCTCACGAAGGGGCCGGAGAGCCGGGTCGTCGTCAAGCCGGGCGAGACGTTCAAACTGGGCTTCGGCGTCTTCCTCCACGCCTCTCCGACCGCGGATCCGATCGACCCGAGCGGATTCCATCGGGCGTACCTCGAAGAACTCTCCCGGCGGCCTGCTCCGGCGAGGCCCTGA
- a CDS encoding glycoside hydrolase family 127 protein, giving the protein MSRFRLDRRSFLASGAGLVLGGLGSLRRAAGQAPWMSTSRGRRDLGLMDTSQSPCLKTRSIGLGEVSWTRGFWADRFTVCRESMVPSMWELMSGTEPTQFLQNFKIAAGLAEGRHRGPKWNDGDFYKWIEAASALLAREWDESLDRRLDEVIGIVAKAQREDGYLHTPVQIRARSGDTSAEPFLDSLDFEAYNLGHLMTAACVHHRATGKSNLLAVAVKAGDYLVSVSKVRTRELARNAVCPAHYMGIVELYRTTRDPRYLELARALIDARDLVEGGTDDNQDRIPFRRQTKAAGHAARANYLYAGAADVLVETGDASLLTPLLAVWEDVATHKLAITGGCGALFDGASPEGVKDQKSISRVHQSYGRDYQLPQSLAHNETCAAIGNLLWNQRMLQVTGEARFADVMETTLLNAAMAGVSLEGTRYFYTNTLRQLDSLPADLRWNRHREPFISCFCCPPNLVRTIAESAGFAYGRSKDQFWVHLYGGNNLDTTLEVGRLRLTQTTDYPWDGRVSLTIAEAPAQAVSILLRIPGWAAEASVRVNGVEQPRPLAGSYAEVRQTWKPGDLVELALPMPTRLMEANPLVEEARNQVAIQRGPIVYCVESSDLPEGVRVQDVVIPRAVNFKPRYDAKLLGGVTVLEGHAEAWREPDWSGKLYRELPTAPQRPFDLRLVPYFAWGNRGHSEMSVWMPLGRS; this is encoded by the coding sequence ATGAGCCGATTCCGACTCGATCGCCGTTCCTTCCTCGCCTCGGGCGCGGGGCTCGTCCTGGGCGGCCTCGGCTCGCTGCGTCGCGCGGCGGGACAGGCGCCGTGGATGAGCACCAGCCGAGGGCGACGCGACCTCGGCTTGATGGACACGTCGCAAAGCCCCTGCCTGAAGACGAGGAGCATCGGACTCGGCGAGGTCTCGTGGACGCGCGGTTTCTGGGCCGATCGTTTCACCGTCTGCCGCGAGTCGATGGTCCCGTCGATGTGGGAATTGATGAGCGGCACGGAGCCGACCCAGTTCCTGCAGAACTTCAAGATCGCCGCGGGTCTCGCCGAAGGCCGACACCGCGGCCCCAAGTGGAACGACGGCGATTTCTACAAATGGATCGAGGCCGCCTCCGCCTTGCTGGCGCGAGAATGGGACGAATCGCTCGATCGCCGGCTCGACGAGGTGATCGGCATTGTCGCCAAGGCCCAGCGCGAGGACGGCTATCTCCACACCCCCGTCCAGATCCGGGCGCGCAGCGGCGACACGAGCGCCGAGCCGTTCCTCGACAGCCTGGATTTCGAGGCCTACAACCTCGGCCACCTGATGACGGCCGCCTGCGTCCACCATCGCGCGACGGGCAAATCCAACCTGCTGGCCGTCGCCGTGAAGGCCGGGGATTATCTGGTGTCCGTGTCGAAGGTCCGGACGAGGGAACTCGCTCGCAACGCCGTCTGTCCGGCCCACTACATGGGGATCGTCGAACTCTACCGGACGACCCGCGACCCGCGCTATCTGGAGCTTGCTCGGGCCCTGATCGACGCCCGCGACCTCGTCGAGGGGGGCACCGACGACAACCAGGACCGGATCCCGTTCCGCCGTCAGACCAAGGCAGCCGGCCATGCCGCGAGGGCGAATTACCTCTACGCGGGCGCGGCCGACGTTCTGGTCGAGACCGGCGACGCCAGCCTACTCACCCCGCTGCTGGCCGTCTGGGAGGACGTCGCAACCCACAAGCTGGCGATCACCGGTGGCTGCGGCGCCCTCTTCGACGGGGCCTCTCCCGAAGGGGTCAAGGATCAGAAGTCGATCAGCCGCGTCCACCAGTCGTACGGTCGAGACTACCAGCTTCCGCAGAGCCTGGCCCACAACGAGACCTGCGCGGCGATCGGCAATTTGCTCTGGAATCAGCGGATGCTCCAGGTCACGGGCGAAGCTCGATTCGCCGACGTGATGGAGACGACCCTTCTGAACGCCGCGATGGCCGGCGTCAGCCTGGAAGGGACGCGCTACTTCTACACGAACACGCTCCGACAGCTCGACTCCCTGCCCGCCGACCTGCGCTGGAATCGCCATCGCGAGCCGTTCATCAGTTGTTTCTGCTGCCCCCCCAATCTGGTTCGGACCATCGCCGAATCGGCCGGTTTCGCCTATGGACGGTCGAAGGACCAGTTTTGGGTTCACCTCTACGGCGGCAACAACCTCGACACGACGCTCGAAGTCGGCCGGCTCCGGCTCACGCAGACGACGGACTACCCCTGGGACGGCCGGGTCTCGCTCACCATCGCCGAGGCCCCGGCGCAGGCGGTCTCGATCCTGCTTCGCATCCCCGGTTGGGCGGCCGAGGCGTCGGTGCGCGTCAACGGCGTCGAGCAGCCGCGACCTCTCGCCGGCTCGTACGCGGAAGTCCGACAGACCTGGAAGCCGGGCGACCTCGTCGAGTTGGCGCTCCCCATGCCCACGCGGCTGATGGAGGCGAACCCGCTGGTCGAAGAGGCTCGCAATCAGGTAGCCATCCAGCGCGGACCGATCGTCTACTGCGTCGAGTCGAGCGACCTTCCTGAAGGGGTCCGCGTGCAGGACGTGGTCATCCCTCGGGCCGTCAATTTCAAGCCTCGGTACGACGCCAAGCTCCTGGGCGGCGTGACCGTCCTGGAAGGCCACGCCGAGGCCTGGCGCGAGCCCGACTGGTCCGGGAAGCTCTACCGCGAATTGCCCACCGCCCCGCAGCGACCGTTCGACCTGCGGCTCGTTCCCTATTTCGCGTGGGGCAACCGCGGCCATTCGGAGATGTCCGTCTGGATGCCGCTCGGCCGATCGTAA
- a CDS encoding Gfo/Idh/MocA family protein — MTSRREFLTQGGAVAGLAAVAALPGQASAADSITLGAIGCGRQGTSLIKKFAALENVTVGYVCDPDEARAAAAAQAVAKATGKTPKVVTDLRRVLNDRSIDAVTVAAPDHWHAPATILAVDAGKHVYVEKPCSHNLREGRLMVEAARRTGRTVQLGTQSRSNPMVLRAIRLLHEGAIGEVLVAKAFDVQRRDSIGRASPSEPPPGFDYDLWVGPAPFVPFQANRHHYTWHWWHDFGTGDMGNDGVHELDIARWGLGVNEHPARIAAIGSKCFFDDDQQFPDTQNVVFEYPGASPSGRPRQLIYEMRIWSPYQPDGEENGDIFYGTEGWMILCKGGVVKLFDRQGKPRPVEGELPKVPDHQLDFVSAIREGRAPAADIETGHRSTSLCHLGNIAARVGRTIQFDPATERIKGDDEADRLLGRSYRQGHWAVPRGA; from the coding sequence ATGACGAGCCGAAGAGAATTCCTGACGCAGGGAGGGGCCGTGGCGGGCCTGGCCGCCGTCGCGGCGTTGCCGGGCCAGGCCAGCGCGGCGGATTCGATCACACTGGGAGCGATCGGTTGCGGGCGGCAGGGGACGTCGCTCATAAAGAAGTTCGCCGCCCTGGAGAACGTGACGGTCGGCTACGTTTGCGACCCCGACGAGGCACGCGCGGCGGCCGCCGCTCAGGCGGTGGCCAAGGCCACGGGCAAGACCCCGAAGGTAGTCACGGACCTCCGTCGGGTTCTGAACGACCGCTCGATCGACGCCGTCACCGTCGCGGCCCCCGACCACTGGCACGCGCCGGCGACCATCCTCGCGGTCGACGCGGGGAAGCATGTTTACGTTGAAAAGCCTTGCTCGCACAACCTTCGCGAAGGCCGACTGATGGTCGAGGCCGCTCGACGCACCGGCCGCACGGTCCAGCTCGGCACGCAGAGCCGATCCAATCCGATGGTCCTCCGCGCGATCCGGCTGCTCCACGAGGGGGCGATCGGCGAGGTGCTCGTGGCCAAGGCGTTCGACGTCCAGCGCCGCGACAGTATCGGCCGTGCATCTCCGTCGGAACCGCCGCCGGGCTTCGACTACGACCTCTGGGTCGGCCCCGCCCCCTTCGTCCCCTTCCAGGCGAACCGTCACCATTACACCTGGCACTGGTGGCACGACTTCGGCACCGGCGACATGGGGAACGACGGCGTCCACGAGCTAGACATCGCCCGCTGGGGCCTGGGCGTGAACGAGCATCCCGCCAGGATCGCCGCGATCGGCTCCAAGTGCTTCTTCGACGACGACCAGCAGTTCCCCGACACCCAGAACGTCGTGTTCGAGTACCCGGGCGCCTCGCCCTCCGGCCGTCCCCGTCAACTGATCTATGAGATGCGGATCTGGTCCCCCTATCAGCCTGACGGCGAGGAAAACGGCGATATCTTCTACGGCACCGAGGGCTGGATGATCCTCTGCAAGGGGGGCGTCGTCAAACTCTTCGACCGTCAGGGGAAGCCGAGGCCCGTCGAGGGAGAGCTTCCGAAGGTCCCCGACCACCAGCTTGATTTCGTCTCGGCCATCCGCGAAGGCCGCGCCCCGGCCGCCGACATCGAGACCGGCCATCGGTCGACGTCCCTCTGCCACCTCGGCAATATCGCGGCCCGCGTCGGCCGCACGATCCAGTTCGACCCGGCCACCGAGCGGATCAAGGGCGACGATGAGGCCGATCGTCTCCTGGGCCGATCCTACCGCCAGGGCCACTGGGCCGTCCCCCGCGGAGCCTGA